The genomic window aaattcttttaaattctaGTGTTATTCAGTTTCTCAATTTCTTAATTCTACTCAATTCAAGTGTTATTCAATATTATCTAATTTTCATGACAATGTCATTTGCCAAgaatttaatagaaatattAGTGCAAAATGCACAAAACAAATGGTCGTATAAGGCTAATGTAAAGGGTCTGCTAGATCTAATGTAAAGGCTAATAAGCAGCTAATTTCCCTTTTTGCACGATTAATAAGCCTAATGTTAGTATTGTTGATGTTCCTGATTCTTGTCTTCAAGTACTCTCCAAACTTTCAAGCCTAATGTTACTTGTTCTCAGAAAACGGTTCCTTACACCATAGAGTACTCTTGTCATTGTGCATAATCATCATCGACGCCCTTAGCTGCGGAGATAGCTCTCGTTATCGACGTGAACTCCGAGAAGAATACAAAGAAGATGTTTGGAAATCTACAATGATCAGAGAGGATTTAGCGAGAAAAGCGGAGAAGTTATGCGATCTGTTAAACTTAGCAGTATTGAGAGTGGTTTTAAGACgaagaaaaaggaggaaaTGTTGTAGATTTTGAAACGTATGATTAGAGATTTACAAGTGGAGACTGTGGAGAAGAAATAGGTTCAGTTGTTAGCAAAACTGAaattagaaacagagaattagaaaaattattagtaCTTTTTAATTCTATTCAATTCTAATAAAATGCTGAAAATGTAATCGTTAGAATTgaaaagaatatttaaaatcttttgcaaTGCGTGAAAATCTGTAATTATGTGTCCAATTCAATTCAATCAAATTCTATTAAACTCTTTGATCCAATAAGTTTCATTAAAGCAAAATTGAAACTTAATGACTACATGATGAAAGTGCTGGAGGTGTGTATTCTGCTATCCATATTTCCACTCTAATTGTATCcgttactttgttttcttcctagccttttatttcttctcaTTATGCACTCTGTTAGTCAAATGTTTCTTTGTCGATATGTCATAGCAATCTGGAACTCAAAGATACTGTCTCATTTGCTAGCTCGAGCCCTCGTGgtttttcatttattcatGAATTTCTTGCTCTTCATTTGATCTATTCACAGATAGAGAACCACATGGCTGCAGTGGCATGTGATACGcctttcaatttcttgaacCACAtgacaattttaaatttatcgAACTTTACCCTACCTATGAGTAATTTGtttgataagaaaattcaGCTAGATGTTCATCAAGTGGTTACTGTTTATATGATCAGTTAAGTACTTGAGCTCAACTCTTTGATATCCTTTGAGAAGGAGTGTATGTTGTTGCTTGTtagttcttcttctatgttGTGATATTCTTGAAGATTTGAATGAACAATCTTCTGTCCTAAAAGTTCAATTCTTGTCTCCAGGAAAGAACACCAGAGAAAGGGCTTAATGGCTTATGTTACGTTCTCATCAAAGTTTCCCAGCCAGGACATGGCAAGGGCATGATCAGTCCAGTGTTGGGACCGCCGTAGCAGCTACAGCACCGCCACTGTTTTCAAATGCAGCATCATCAGGATTCTCACTCTCAGCTACACGCCCTCCTTCATCATCAGCCCTTCGTCAATTTGAATCAGCCCGGTCTCTATGTTATCCACCCATCTGATTACATATCTTAGCACCAACACAATCTCATGAACCGCCCACAACCACCACCATAGCTTCCTCCTTCCTCCGCATAACTCAAGGTAAGACTTTCttggaaacaacaacattcaACTCATCGTTTGGCTCAACACACAAGCTGTAGTTTCCCCTTCCTGTTATACGTTACGTTTacaatccaaaagaaaaattccaATTTTGATAGAAGACCCCTAGAGTTTGAGATGTTTGTATTCATATGAATCTTGATGGAAACATGAAAAGTATGATAAATGCTTAGTGAATAGGACATCCTAAGGAAGAGTTCCAAGTTGAGGCAAACACATATTAGACCTCCTGTTTTCTGCTTCTCTGTAAATCTCAAACACATATTTGAGGCAAAGTTTTCCTAAGATCATACAAAACTACAAGTAACAACATACTTTgtatttgtcaaaatttacaattaaaaattCTAAGGGATCCTTACCATTGGAGATGGTAAAAACAACTATTTGGAGCTCTTGTCGCCACGAGAAAGAAACTCAGTAATCTTCTCCAGAGCCACCGTACGACCAAACTGAGCAAAACCATTGCAAAGTCCAGTCTCTCTGTCTAGGTCAACGAGAGTTGACTTCAACCTCTTCCGTTCCTCTTCCACCTCTCTCATAGCTACAACCACCGAAGACCTTTTCTTAACAGCAAACTCCGCCGTCAAACTAATTGACCTCTCCACAGACTCCAATCGACTCACGAGTTTACTAATTTTCTCCACTTGCTTGAGAGCCACGATAATTCCTCTTTCCATTGAACTCATGGCCGTCTTCTCCCTTTTCAAAGATTCCGTTGATTTTCTCCATCTTGAAGCTACGAAGGTACTCAATCCCTCTATAGGAACTAATCCGGCAACGAGTTTACTCAAGAAGATTACAGCAATTACCGGAGCTAGTAAAGCTGCCGTGACAATCGCTCTTCGTCCTCGAACACGTCTCAGCTTTTTGTCGATATCTTTCATCGTCTTCTCCAGTTTAACGACCATCTTCGCCAACTCTTCATGACAAGTCTGAAACTTTCTGAGAAACTCGCAATAATCCAAGTCGTCTTCTTCACCGGAATTGTTGTTGTAAAAGGCGTTGAAGTTCCTCAGATCTCGGTAGGTTTTTCTGAAACTAGCTTCTTCGAGTGACCCACCATAACCTAATTTTTCCAACTCAAAATCAACTAGTGCTTCATCAAGTAAGAGACACTCGTTGTTCTCGGATCTCTCTAAGCAAGTTCTAAGAGACTCGCAGAGCTGGGAAACACCTTTGCTAGTGGTGAAGTAATGGTTGAGAAGACGGAACAAGTCGGGATCTTCACGGAGATCAGTTTGTTGAAACTCGATGAAGAGTTTAGAGACGTCTTCGTCCATATTATCCATACACTCGCCAAGTTTGTTAAGATTATCTTCTGATCGTGATCGCAGCATCCCATTACTGTGGCCGATGGAAGACGAAGTGGTAGGTGACGATAGGAGAAACATTGTTGGAGAAATCATGGAGATCGGTTTACGCCTGAGAATGAGTCTCAAGAAAGGATTGCAAAATTTCATCGTCGTTTTTTGCAGagtaaaaagaagatcaatacGATCTTTAGAGAacagagtaaacaaaaatacgATCTTTAGAGAACAGAGTAAGAGAGTTTCACAATTTTGATCAGATGAATAAGAAtcattatagaaaaattaGTCAGCAGTCGGGTTATATTAATAAACTTGTAAGAAATTTCCATTTATTTGCGAAGAagtatttccttttttttttgccaagtcaaaatttccttttttcttacttttctaCAGCTGTATAAACCCtcggaaaaaaagaaattgatgcAACGGTcatattgaaatatttatgaataaaaattgagaaatttggtgttataaccaacaaaaatttaataattaagaaactaacctaaaaaaagatttgatatcatattctatatattttctatattaataccattttatcttttttcatTGTACGTCTCTTGTCTGAACAGTTCATCTCTCTCGCCTCTCACTTCTTTgtcctttttttaattacaattttatttttgtaattactctggtttgaattttttgcatagacatgaaaaaagaagaagaccacACGTTGGCTCCGAATAAAACATGGCCGAGTCACCCTCCGAGTCAACCTCCGCGTTGCTTAGCACCACCACATCCACTAAGCCCGCTCAATCCGGGACTGTTTCTATTTCAAGCCCTCAAAGTCACCATGTCGTCTTCCCTGAGATCCCAATCGAGATcatcaatgaagaagaaatagttATTCTCGATGCAGCTCTTGCAGCCTCCCACTCCATCCTACCTTCCGTCATTCGTTCTGTTTCTCCGTCACAGATGATCGCCGGCGGAAGCCCAATAACTATTCGTTCAATTACTCTTTTCTCCAAGAGGAAATTATCAGCTTGTTTATATATCGAAGAGTCTTATCTACATCGATTTAGAAGAAATCAGTCTTTAGGTGTCACAGATCTCACCGGTACTGTACGTTTGTTTTATATCACAGTCATATCATAGGAAGAAGAGATCGAATAGTAGCGACGACGTGGACAGCGGCTAATTGTGAGAGATGATTTAGATTTAGTACAATTGTTAGgtttaatatctctttttctGGTGAGATTAATTTGTGGTCCACTACTCATCCATTTCATTAATTTTCCATTTCATTGCTCATGTTATTTCATAATCTACAAACATATCTTTGGAATCTCACCATGATTGATAATTTCATTAATTCCAAAAATTAGAACTAAAGTTTTATCAtagaatttataaaatttgttgtttgggtttcttatatactattttagggtttagttttcctaattaaaaacaactaaaaatcttatagaaatatataaattggaAAAGTTGTTGACTTTGAATCATTTGTGGAGAAATATCGCCTCTTCTATAGTCTGAAAATTTTAGCCGGCGATGTATACTAACTCATCAGTCATCACAAATAGTAACGACTTTATACAAATAGTATACTATTTGATAATGTAATGCTCTCTTCCTTGCGCATCTTCATTTATGTTATACTATATGCGTTTAAActaaattgtttgttttgattgatacTTCTCATTGTCATGATAGGGTGTTTTCATTGGCAAAACCACAGTATTTGAAATTGTAATACTATTTGATATTGCATCTCTGGTTTCTTGTCTATACTATTTCAGTTTTTAGAACACAAAGTCGTTTTACTTACAActacttttctattttgtaaatattagttcatttttaaaaatttaaacccCGACataatcagaaaaaaatctaatgttttttttaatatagttaGGAGTCTGAATCAGTTTATTTTAAAGAGATttttagtaagaaaatataatggGGTATGcaaataatattatacaaaaataataaataaagaaaagagagattctTTCTCTTGTACGTTCACCACCGCATCACGCGCCTATTGCCTTGCAAATAAGGAGTTTGTGGACATTTCATCCTATCTACATGTTAGTTActtagttttggattttatggtGTTAGATTCTTAAATAGTTTATGAAATTTGGTTACTTTTGCAATTCACCCATAAAATTAAGCATATGAAGTAATATAAAGacttttttgttgattctaaaacaattaaaGCCAATTGGGAGGATACATCTGTGTACacatagattttattttgttttttttgtgtttggtatttactatttacaaaaagatcttaaaaattaactgaaactattttttattaagCTAGAAAACATTGTAGTTAAAACAATCAAGGGTGTAAATGGATTTTGAGCTAAGCTTAAAAAGTGAAGCATTGTAGTACTCGCATGCTACGACAAGTATTTAATCTACTAGTTGAACATACCTAATTTTTTCATTAGTGTTTCAAGATTTATCAATATGACGAGTCTCCATCACTTCGTTGACCTTTTTCTTTAGAGCAGCTTCATTGTACATATAAAGAGAAGGTCTTcctacatttatataaaaaagaaaatattattttaatctttaGGTGTCTATAAAATAAAGACACAATGTCTTAAATATCTTGATAAAAGACATTTTTTAGAAGATGTCTCTCCAATTTAAAGAACCTGCACATTTGattaatgttttaatattgttaaagaCACTCTTCTTGTAATGTCCAATGAAAATGCTCTTAGGTGGTATAGCACCACCACCAAAACAATCTCCATCAATATATCTTGTTTTGCTTGTTTGctaccaaaaactcataacaaTACTCTATCGACTAATTATTccctttattttttattttgttttactaaactctaacttttttttaaaaaaatatctaacaaaCGTGAAAATGATTCAAATGCTTGAAATGTATTTGCATCTATAAATTATTTCTCTGTTGGCTTTTATTAAACTAATTTGATTTGTGCGTGCCAGTTAGATCCCCAAATACCAACGTCCGAGGTTGTCTTGAAGATAAACCCATTTATCAGCATTAGATAACATGGCGTAGGTTAGGGAAAAAAAAGTCTTTGTCATGAAACACAAGTATTTGGGGTTGACTTTCATGCGACTGTATTCGTTGGATGATCATATGGCATTCCTTATATTTTACCGCGatattatattaattgatCAAGTGTATGTTTGTGTCTATTGTTGTTAGGCGGGTTgagattgttttctttatctcGGATTTGTATAAACGTTGTGGTCGGCTAAAAACCTGCATGTCGAATCTAgctcatcaaaaacaaaacactgaACTAGGTTTGAAATAATGTCAGAATTAACCAGATCGTATCATGTCCACACAGAAGCAAATTATGCTTTGCAAAATGCCAAAATcacacttttatttattttattttttattaaattcacttccactttctatttttttttttaatcgaaACGAAGGTAACACGAATTATGGGTTTCATTTTCATgcatgtttataaattatgggtttcattttaaattataacttGGATTATGGATCGTGAGACTTTGTCTTCATATTCTTATACATCATAATCACACATTCGGTTCCGTCGTCTCCATACTGAATActgataatattattttgtaattatcttTATCTTATACAAATCATAGTTgtatatttctaaaattattAGTGTACGATATATATACTACGAGGAACATTCTCTATGGTGTCACACTGCTTGTAGttgtaatttttaatgaaGAAGGAATAgtcaaagaaatgaagaatcaATTAGAGAATCACATAACAATAACACCTAATGACGTGAATAGATAAGTTATAGAATTATACCTAGTAATACTTTTTCTGCTCATGTATAAAAAAGTAGCATGCGCTAATGAGCAACTATGAACGAATGGTTCAATTAAAAGTGTCGAACGCCAAGGTTGAAACACAGTGTCGATGTGAATCAACAAATGGTTAACTTATCCTTCTAATAAGCAGTAAAAAAAATCGCCtaattaacttttttaatTCTTCTAACATATATgctagatattttattttaatatcagCCATAAATGATGTTAccatcaatttctttttttgtcaacatgtATCAAAtgataagtaaagagatagaaaaaggtaaaaccgTCATAAAGCGGTGTCATCCTTCACgtcatttatttataacacattttgtagtttagattttggtgTTCACATTATGGTCTCGTGGCTGCTTTCTCATCCGTTTATCGGATCGGTTAAAAGAATATTTGTCTTGTAATTCCATTTGTTCTCCTAGCAACTTATTAGCCCTGTTACAATTGTTCATACTTGGTTTGCTtaccaaaacataaattttgtatatgctctacttttctttttcggcaacaaaagaaatcaatccAAAATTGTATAGACAAATTTGTACAACAACTAATCTTCCTAATGCCAACTTTTCTGACTATAGTACTATATTAAAATTGTGtgtattttaaaatcagagtttttttgtctaaattataaatattcaaatggAAGTCGCCGTCTTTTCTCATAGATTCGACCTGGAATATGAGacatattttgtaatttagtttttaaatgcaaataaatatttttgattacgAGAAAGCTTAAAAGACctctatataaatatgtatctGTCAAACACAAAAGTTACATGtatagagagaaaacaaaagaagagtaGACTTCCCATCATCCTCCGCTATAATGCGCCACTCTCCGCGTTATCTATAATACGCTAGTATTCCGTGCCCGCTATAATGCGCAAGTCTCCGTCTCAGCCTCTCTTCGCCGTCTGATGTCTGATCTTCTAGGTCACCTCCACAAATTCGAACAAGAATTTGTCTTTATGTGCAAAACCAAAATGGGAGTCAATGCTTCAGAGCCAAAACGAACACGATCGCGACCAAGTCAATCGCAGGGGAGGCATCCGTCGACGAGACGATCTCCGTCAACGAGCAACACCGGCACAACAACAACCACGACGACATCGAATTCTAACAAAACTGGtgcctcctcttcctcctccggtGCGGCTTCTTCCTCAGTCGCTAGTCGAACATCTCTCGCTAGTCTCCGAGAATCCTTACCGGAAAATCCTCACATATACAACGTCTCCGAGATTCGTGCCGCTACCAACAATTTCCTCGCTAATCGcttatcttcctcttcctctaaAGCCTCCTGGCGTTGCAATTTAAGAGGGAAAGAAGTCGTTGTGTTTCAGAGAAAGTTTAGGCGAAGGATCGACACGGATGAGCTTAGAGATCGTCTTTCAGATATTTGCCGGAGCCACCACGGAAGCATCATTAATCTACTCGGCGCTTCTGTTTCCGGCGGTGGAAgagtaggaggaggaggaggaggaggaggtgatCACATCTACTTGGTCTACGAATACGTCAACGGAGCATCTCTAGCTGATTGCTTGAGAAACCCTAAGAACCCTAAATTTACAGTTCTATCGAATTGGACTTCACGGATTCAAATTGCAACAGATCTAGCTCATGGACTCGATTACATCCACAACAAAACCGGATTAAAGATCGAAAACCTAGTTCACAATCACATCAAGAGCTCGGCGGTGATCGTGACGGAGCCAGATTTCAACGCTAAGATCTGTCACTTCGGAACTGCGCAGCTTTGCGGCGAAACAGATGAAATGTCACTGGAGAGAGACGAATCGAGAAATTCAAGGCGATCTGATAGCAGAGCGATCAGATTCGAAGGAGTTAGAGGTTACATGTCGCCggaatttcaaaatttgggaATCGCTACTCAGAAATCGGATGTTTACGCTTTCGGAGTTATGATGTTGGAGCTTCTCTCAGGCGAGGAGCCGTTGAAGTACAGGTATGATAAAGCCACAGGAGATTTCGAGCGGACGTCGGTGATTGAAACGGCGAGAGCGGCGATCGAAGATGGAGATGGTGATAGAGATGGAAGACTGAGGAGGTGGATGGATCGGAGATTGGAGGATTCGTTTCCTGTGACGGTGGTGGAGAAGTTAACGAGGCTAGCGTTGGATTGTGTTCAGGATGATCCAGTGAATAGGCCGGAGATGGGAAGAGTCGCCGGAAAAATATCACAACTGTATTTAGAATCGGAAAAATGGTCGGCGAATATGAAACGGCCAACGGATATCACCGTCTCTTTCGCTCCCAGATGAGGGAATCttcttattcctttttttcaaaagatgTAAATTCGATAGTAggcttattattattttctcccAAATTAGTGATGATTTGGATGTAATGACgacatttctttgtttgaagaTCGTTGAAGAGTAATAGTTAAAAGTAAGTTATTTAGTGTTCGTGGGGAATGAAGATTATGATATGAGCAACTAAGAAATTGTTTGGAATTAAATTCAATGTCAGTTTTCAAACGTCAAAACGATGGAGAAAAGAGTATAAAGGTTGGTAATGGAATCTGCTTTTTCGAGTCGTGTGGATGAGCTTGTAAGTCACACACACTTATGAGTTATGAATTTCTTCTAAACATAGACGTGAGGtttgaattaataaaaatgcAAATGTTATATATTGTCTCTGGACTAAACATAAGTTTCAGAATCAAGCCTTCTAGTTGTTTACAGATATGTCAATTTGTGTTGTGGATTCGCTTTCTATATTCTTCAGAATCATGAAACAAGATTTGGTTATGAAACATTTGAGGTTGCTTTCACGACATAAAACATTTGAGGTTGCTTTCACGAATATATGGGCTATTGA from Arabidopsis thaliana chromosome 3, partial sequence includes these protein-coding regions:
- a CDS encoding transmembrane protein, putative (DUF677) (Protein of unknown function (DUF677); CONTAINS InterPro DOMAIN/s: Protein of unknown function DUF677 (InterPro:IPR007749); BEST Arabidopsis thaliana protein match is: Protein of unknown function (DUF677) (TAIR:AT4G34320.1); Has 123 Blast hits to 123 proteins in 12 species: Archae - 2; Bacteria - 0; Metazoa - 4; Fungi - 0; Plants - 116; Viruses - 0; Other Eukaryotes - 1 (source: NCBI BLink).), encoding MKFCNPFLRLILRRKPISMISPTMFLLSSPTTSSSIGHSNGMLRSRSEDNLNKLGECMDNMDEDVSKLFIEFQQTDLREDPDLFRLLNHYFTTSKGVSQLCESLRTCLERSENNECLLLDEALVDFELEKLGYGGSLEEASFRKTYRDLRNFNAFYNNNSGEEDDLDYCEFLRKFQTCHEELAKMVVKLEKTMKDIDKKLRRVRGRRAIVTAALLAPVIAVIFLSKLVAGLVPIEGLSTFVASRWRKSTESLKREKTAMSSMERGIIVALKQVEKISKLVSRLESVERSISLTAEFAVKKRSSVVVAMREVEEERKRLKSTLVDLDRETGLCNGFAQFGRTVALEKITEFLSRGDKSSK
- a CDS encoding exonuclease V (unknown protein; FUNCTIONS IN: molecular_function unknown; INVOLVED IN: biological_process unknown; LOCATED IN: chloroplast; BEST Arabidopsis thaliana protein match is: unknown protein (TAIR:AT5G60370.1); Has 16 Blast hits to 16 proteins in 5 species: Archae - 0; Bacteria - 0; Metazoa - 0; Fungi - 0; Plants - 16; Viruses - 0; Other Eukaryotes - 0 (source: NCBI BLink).), whose amino-acid sequence is MAESPSESTSALLSTTTSTKPAQSGTVSISSPQSHHVVFPEIPIEIINEEEIVILDAALAASHSILPSVIRSVSPSQMIAGGSPITIRSITLFSKRKLSACLYIEESYLHRFRRNQSLGVTDLTGTVRLFYITVIS
- a CDS encoding Protein kinase superfamily protein (Protein kinase superfamily protein; FUNCTIONS IN: protein kinase activity, kinase activity, ATP binding; INVOLVED IN: protein amino acid phosphorylation; LOCATED IN: cellular_component unknown; EXPRESSED IN: 17 plant structures; EXPRESSED DURING: 11 growth stages; CONTAINS InterPro DOMAIN/s: Protein kinase, catalytic domain (InterPro:IPR000719), Serine/threonine-protein kinase-like domain (InterPro:IPR017442), Protein kinase-like domain (InterPro:IPR011009); BEST Arabidopsis thaliana protein match is: protein kinase family protein / peptidoglycan-binding LysM domain-containing protein (TAIR:AT1G51940.1); Has 39405 Blast hits to 37293 proteins in 1762 species: Archae - 14; Bacteria - 4560; Metazoa - 7143; Fungi - 1468; Plants - 21966; Viruses - 110; Other Eukaryotes - 4144 (source: NCBI BLink).); its protein translation is MSDLLGHLHKFEQEFVFMCKTKMGVNASEPKRTRSRPSQSQGRHPSTRRSPSTSNTGTTTTTTTSNSNKTGASSSSSGAASSSVASRTSLASLRESLPENPHIYNVSEIRAATNNFLANRLSSSSSKASWRCNLRGKEVVVFQRKFRRRIDTDELRDRLSDICRSHHGSIINLLGASVSGGGRVGGGGGGGGDHIYLVYEYVNGASLADCLRNPKNPKFTVLSNWTSRIQIATDLAHGLDYIHNKTGLKIENLVHNHIKSSAVIVTEPDFNAKICHFGTAQLCGETDEMSLERDESRNSRRSDSRAIRFEGVRGYMSPEFQNLGIATQKSDVYAFGVMMLELLSGEEPLKYRYDKATGDFERTSVIETARAAIEDGDGDRDGRLRRWMDRRLEDSFPVTVVEKLTRLALDCVQDDPVNRPEMGRVAGKISQLYLESEKWSANMKRPTDITVSFAPR